A region from the Nematostella vectensis chromosome 13, jaNemVect1.1, whole genome shotgun sequence genome encodes:
- the LOC5506300 gene encoding melanopsin-like: protein MAKEGDRMIYGSVMFLILTIGLVGNILTIVILLRKDYRSKLIVPYMLNMAVLDALLILLGYPVSINAILTGRRLKPEDRTCKFNAFMNGSIGISAIITLTYISFVMYRTITNTTTMPRQISAVYLFGSLCAIWTYGVLTMLPPLVGWSKFVPCAAGFSCAPDWGSASASTLSYNIVLMVLGFVIPVGVISVCYYKIFRFLCFNPVPTAFACIRNNRRRVNVRITRMIMVSIISFVISWSPYCVVSVMAMVHRAPSLPRGFAEIPELMAKASVIYNPLVFTVMNIEFRRSLFQVMSNFRCQRDTL from the exons ATGGCTAAAGAGGGTGATCGAATGATTTATGGATCTGTGATGTTCTTGATATTAACGATCGGATTGGTAGGAAACATCCTTACAATTGTAATCTTGCTTCGCAAAGATTATCGTTCTAAACTTATAGTTCCATATATGCTCAACATGGCCGTTCTAGATGCTTTACTCATACTTCTCGGATACCCCGTCTCGATAAACGCCATCTTAACAGGCAGGCGTCTAAAACCCGAAGACCGAACCTGCAAGTTCAATGCCTTTATGAATGGATCTATAGGAATCTCTGCTATTATAACTCTGACTTACATTAGCTTTGTTATGTATCGCACAATCACTAATACGACTACTATGCCAAGACAAATATCTGCCGTGTATCTGTTTGGTAGCCTCTGCGCGATCTGGACGTATGGTGTGTTGACCATGTTACCGCCTCTAGTGGGGTGGTCAAAGTTTGTACCCTGTGCCGCTGGGTTCAGCTGCGCTCCTGACTGGGGATCAGCTAGTGCGTCTACTTTGTCCTACAACATCGTACTTATGGTATTGGGATTTGTCATTCCTGTTGGCGTTATTTCAGTTTGTTATTACAAGATCTTTAG GTTTCTCTGCTTCAATCCTGTACCCACCGCTTTCGCCTGTATCCGCAACAACCGACGTCGAGTAAATGTGCGAATTACACGCATGATCATGGTGTCAATCATCTCTTTCGTCATCAGCTGGTCACCCTACTGTGTCGTCAGTGTAATGGCCATGGTGCACCGCGCGCCGTCATTACCACGTGGTTTCGCCGAGATCCCTGAACTCATGGCTAAAGCGTCCGTTATATACAACCCTCTGGTGTTCACTGTGATGAACATAGAATTCCGAAGATCACTCTTTCAAGTTATGTCGAACTTTCGCTGCCAGCGAGATACCCTGTAA